The Pan paniscus chromosome 3, NHGRI_mPanPan1-v2.0_pri, whole genome shotgun sequence genome includes a window with the following:
- the CTBP1 gene encoding C-terminal-binding protein 1 isoform X3, whose translation MSGVRPPIMNGPLHPRPLVALLDGRDCTVEMPILKDVATVAFCDAQSTQEIHEKVLNEAVGALMYHTITLTREDLEKFKALRIIVRIGSGFDNIDIKSAGDLGIAVCNVPAASVEETADSTLCHILNLYRRATWLHQALREGTRVQSVEQIREVASGAARIRGETLGIIGLGRVGQAVALRAKAFGFNVLFYDPYLSDGVERALGLQRVSTLQDLLFHSDCVTLHCGLNEHNHHLINDFTVKQMRQGAFLVNTARGGLVDEKALAQALKEGRIRGAALDVHESEPFSFSQGPLKDAPNLICTPHAAWYSEQASIEMREEAAREIRRAITGRIPDSLKNCVNKDHLTAATHWASMDPAVVHPELNGAAYSRYPPGVVGVAPTGIPAAVEGIVPSAMSLSHGLPPVAHPPHAPSPGQTVKPEADRDHASDQL comes from the exons ATGTCAG GCGTCCGACCTCCGATCATGAACGGGCCCCTGCACCCGCGGCCCCTGGTGGCATTGCTGGATGGCCGGGACTGCACAGTGGAGATGCCCATCCTGAAGGACGTGGCCACTGTGGCCTTCTGCGACGCGCAGTCCACGCAGGAGATCCACGAGAAG GTCCTGAACGAGGCTGTGGGGGCCCTGATGTACCACACCATCACGCTCACCAGGGAGGACCTGGAGAAGTTCAAAGCCCTCCGCATCATCGTCCGGATTGGCAGTGGTTTTGACAACATCGACATCAAGTCGGCCGGGGATTTAG GCATCGCCGTCTGCAACGTGCCTGCAGCGTCTGTGGAGGAGACGGCCGACTCGACGCTGTGCCACATCCTGAACCTGTACCGGCGGGCCACCTGGCTGCACCAGGCGCTGCGGGAGGGCACACGAGTCCAGAGCGTCGAGCAGATCCGCGAGGTGGCGTCCGGCGCCGCCAGGATCCGCGGGGAGACCTTGGGCATCATCGGACTTG GTCGCGTGGGGCAGGCAGTGGCGCTGCGGGCCAAGGCCTTCGGCTTCAATGTGCTCTTCTACGACCCTTACTTGTCGGATGGCGTGGAGCGGGCGCTGGGGCTGCAGCGTGTCAGCACCCTGCAGGACCTGCTCTTCCACAGCGACTGCGTGACCCTGCACTGCGGCCTCAACGAGCACAACCACCACCTCATCAACGACTTCACCGTCAAGCAG ATGAGACAAGGGGCCTTCCTGGTGAACACAGCCCGGGGCGGCCTGGTGGACGAGAAGGCGCTGGCCCAGGCCCTGAAGGAGGGCCGGATCCGCGGCGCGGCCCTGGATGTGCACGAGTCGGAACCCTTCAG CTTTAGCCAGGGCCCCCTGAAGGATGCACCCAACCTCATCTGCACCCCCCATGCTGCATGGTACAGCGAGCAGGCGTCCATTGAGATGCGAGAGGAGGCGGCACGGGAGATCCGCAGAGCCATCACAG GCCGGATCCCAgacagcctgaagaactgtgtcAACAAGGACCATCTGACAGCCGCCACCCACTGGGCCAGCATGGACCCTGCCGTCGTGCACCCTGAGCTCAATGGGGCTGCCTATAG CAGGTACCCTCCGGGCGTGGTGGGCGTGGCCCCCACTGGCATCCCAGCTGCTGTGGAAGGTATCGTCCCTAGCGCCATGTCCCTGTCCCACGGCCTGCCCCCTGTGGCCCACCCGCCCCACGCCCCTTCTCCTGGCCAAACCGTCAAGCCCGAGGCGGATAGAGACCACGCCAGTGACCAGTTGTAG
- the CTBP1 gene encoding C-terminal-binding protein 1 isoform X4 translates to MSGVRPPIMNGPLHPRPLVALLDGRDCTVEMPILKDVATVAFCDAQSTQEIHEKVLNEAVGALMYHTITLTREDLEKFKALRIIVRIGSGFDNIDIKSAGDLGIAVCNVPAASVEETADSTLCHILNLYRRATWLHQALREGTRVQSVEQIREVASGAARIRGETLGIIGLGRVGQAVALRAKAFGFNVLFYDPYLSDGVERALGLQRVSTLQDLLFHSDCVTLHCGLNEHNHHLINDFTVKQMRQGAFLVNTARGGLVDEKALAQALKEGRIRGAALDVHESEPFSFSQGPLKDAPNLICTPHAAWYSEQASIEMREEAAREIRRAITGRIPDSLKNCVNKDHLTAATHWASMDPAVVHPELNGAAYRYPPGVVGVAPTGIPAAVEGIVPSAMSLSHGLPPVAHPPHAPSPGQTVKPEADRDHASDQL, encoded by the exons ATGTCAG GCGTCCGACCTCCGATCATGAACGGGCCCCTGCACCCGCGGCCCCTGGTGGCATTGCTGGATGGCCGGGACTGCACAGTGGAGATGCCCATCCTGAAGGACGTGGCCACTGTGGCCTTCTGCGACGCGCAGTCCACGCAGGAGATCCACGAGAAG GTCCTGAACGAGGCTGTGGGGGCCCTGATGTACCACACCATCACGCTCACCAGGGAGGACCTGGAGAAGTTCAAAGCCCTCCGCATCATCGTCCGGATTGGCAGTGGTTTTGACAACATCGACATCAAGTCGGCCGGGGATTTAG GCATCGCCGTCTGCAACGTGCCTGCAGCGTCTGTGGAGGAGACGGCCGACTCGACGCTGTGCCACATCCTGAACCTGTACCGGCGGGCCACCTGGCTGCACCAGGCGCTGCGGGAGGGCACACGAGTCCAGAGCGTCGAGCAGATCCGCGAGGTGGCGTCCGGCGCCGCCAGGATCCGCGGGGAGACCTTGGGCATCATCGGACTTG GTCGCGTGGGGCAGGCAGTGGCGCTGCGGGCCAAGGCCTTCGGCTTCAATGTGCTCTTCTACGACCCTTACTTGTCGGATGGCGTGGAGCGGGCGCTGGGGCTGCAGCGTGTCAGCACCCTGCAGGACCTGCTCTTCCACAGCGACTGCGTGACCCTGCACTGCGGCCTCAACGAGCACAACCACCACCTCATCAACGACTTCACCGTCAAGCAG ATGAGACAAGGGGCCTTCCTGGTGAACACAGCCCGGGGCGGCCTGGTGGACGAGAAGGCGCTGGCCCAGGCCCTGAAGGAGGGCCGGATCCGCGGCGCGGCCCTGGATGTGCACGAGTCGGAACCCTTCAG CTTTAGCCAGGGCCCCCTGAAGGATGCACCCAACCTCATCTGCACCCCCCATGCTGCATGGTACAGCGAGCAGGCGTCCATTGAGATGCGAGAGGAGGCGGCACGGGAGATCCGCAGAGCCATCACAG GCCGGATCCCAgacagcctgaagaactgtgtcAACAAGGACCATCTGACAGCCGCCACCCACTGGGCCAGCATGGACCCTGCCGTCGTGCACCCTGAGCTCAATGGGGCTGCCTATAG GTACCCTCCGGGCGTGGTGGGCGTGGCCCCCACTGGCATCCCAGCTGCTGTGGAAGGTATCGTCCCTAGCGCCATGTCCCTGTCCCACGGCCTGCCCCCTGTGGCCCACCCGCCCCACGCCCCTTCTCCTGGCCAAACCGTCAAGCCCGAGGCGGATAGAGACCACGCCAGTGACCAGTTGTAG
- the CTBP1 gene encoding C-terminal-binding protein 1 isoform X2, producing the protein MGSSHLLNKGLPLGVRPPIMNGPLHPRPLVALLDGRDCTVEMPILKDVATVAFCDAQSTQEIHEKVLNEAVGALMYHTITLTREDLEKFKALRIIVRIGSGFDNIDIKSAGDLGIAVCNVPAASVEETADSTLCHILNLYRRATWLHQALREGTRVQSVEQIREVASGAARIRGETLGIIGLGRVGQAVALRAKAFGFNVLFYDPYLSDGVERALGLQRVSTLQDLLFHSDCVTLHCGLNEHNHHLINDFTVKQMRQGAFLVNTARGGLVDEKALAQALKEGRIRGAALDVHESEPFSFSQGPLKDAPNLICTPHAAWYSEQASIEMREEAAREIRRAITGRIPDSLKNCVNKDHLTAATHWASMDPAVVHPELNGAAYRYPPGVVGVAPTGIPAAVEGIVPSAMSLSHGLPPVAHPPHAPSPGQTVKPEADRDHASDQL; encoded by the exons ATGGGCAGCTCGCACTTGCTCAACAAGGGCCTGCCGCTTG GCGTCCGACCTCCGATCATGAACGGGCCCCTGCACCCGCGGCCCCTGGTGGCATTGCTGGATGGCCGGGACTGCACAGTGGAGATGCCCATCCTGAAGGACGTGGCCACTGTGGCCTTCTGCGACGCGCAGTCCACGCAGGAGATCCACGAGAAG GTCCTGAACGAGGCTGTGGGGGCCCTGATGTACCACACCATCACGCTCACCAGGGAGGACCTGGAGAAGTTCAAAGCCCTCCGCATCATCGTCCGGATTGGCAGTGGTTTTGACAACATCGACATCAAGTCGGCCGGGGATTTAG GCATCGCCGTCTGCAACGTGCCTGCAGCGTCTGTGGAGGAGACGGCCGACTCGACGCTGTGCCACATCCTGAACCTGTACCGGCGGGCCACCTGGCTGCACCAGGCGCTGCGGGAGGGCACACGAGTCCAGAGCGTCGAGCAGATCCGCGAGGTGGCGTCCGGCGCCGCCAGGATCCGCGGGGAGACCTTGGGCATCATCGGACTTG GTCGCGTGGGGCAGGCAGTGGCGCTGCGGGCCAAGGCCTTCGGCTTCAATGTGCTCTTCTACGACCCTTACTTGTCGGATGGCGTGGAGCGGGCGCTGGGGCTGCAGCGTGTCAGCACCCTGCAGGACCTGCTCTTCCACAGCGACTGCGTGACCCTGCACTGCGGCCTCAACGAGCACAACCACCACCTCATCAACGACTTCACCGTCAAGCAG ATGAGACAAGGGGCCTTCCTGGTGAACACAGCCCGGGGCGGCCTGGTGGACGAGAAGGCGCTGGCCCAGGCCCTGAAGGAGGGCCGGATCCGCGGCGCGGCCCTGGATGTGCACGAGTCGGAACCCTTCAG CTTTAGCCAGGGCCCCCTGAAGGATGCACCCAACCTCATCTGCACCCCCCATGCTGCATGGTACAGCGAGCAGGCGTCCATTGAGATGCGAGAGGAGGCGGCACGGGAGATCCGCAGAGCCATCACAG GCCGGATCCCAgacagcctgaagaactgtgtcAACAAGGACCATCTGACAGCCGCCACCCACTGGGCCAGCATGGACCCTGCCGTCGTGCACCCTGAGCTCAATGGGGCTGCCTATAG GTACCCTCCGGGCGTGGTGGGCGTGGCCCCCACTGGCATCCCAGCTGCTGTGGAAGGTATCGTCCCTAGCGCCATGTCCCTGTCCCACGGCCTGCCCCCTGTGGCCCACCCGCCCCACGCCCCTTCTCCTGGCCAAACCGTCAAGCCCGAGGCGGATAGAGACCACGCCAGTGACCAGTTGTAG
- the CTBP1 gene encoding C-terminal-binding protein 1 isoform X1 — MGSSHLLNKGLPLGVRPPIMNGPLHPRPLVALLDGRDCTVEMPILKDVATVAFCDAQSTQEIHEKVLNEAVGALMYHTITLTREDLEKFKALRIIVRIGSGFDNIDIKSAGDLGIAVCNVPAASVEETADSTLCHILNLYRRATWLHQALREGTRVQSVEQIREVASGAARIRGETLGIIGLGRVGQAVALRAKAFGFNVLFYDPYLSDGVERALGLQRVSTLQDLLFHSDCVTLHCGLNEHNHHLINDFTVKQMRQGAFLVNTARGGLVDEKALAQALKEGRIRGAALDVHESEPFSFSQGPLKDAPNLICTPHAAWYSEQASIEMREEAAREIRRAITGRIPDSLKNCVNKDHLTAATHWASMDPAVVHPELNGAAYSRYPPGVVGVAPTGIPAAVEGIVPSAMSLSHGLPPVAHPPHAPSPGQTVKPEADRDHASDQL; from the exons ATGGGCAGCTCGCACTTGCTCAACAAGGGCCTGCCGCTTG GCGTCCGACCTCCGATCATGAACGGGCCCCTGCACCCGCGGCCCCTGGTGGCATTGCTGGATGGCCGGGACTGCACAGTGGAGATGCCCATCCTGAAGGACGTGGCCACTGTGGCCTTCTGCGACGCGCAGTCCACGCAGGAGATCCACGAGAAG GTCCTGAACGAGGCTGTGGGGGCCCTGATGTACCACACCATCACGCTCACCAGGGAGGACCTGGAGAAGTTCAAAGCCCTCCGCATCATCGTCCGGATTGGCAGTGGTTTTGACAACATCGACATCAAGTCGGCCGGGGATTTAG GCATCGCCGTCTGCAACGTGCCTGCAGCGTCTGTGGAGGAGACGGCCGACTCGACGCTGTGCCACATCCTGAACCTGTACCGGCGGGCCACCTGGCTGCACCAGGCGCTGCGGGAGGGCACACGAGTCCAGAGCGTCGAGCAGATCCGCGAGGTGGCGTCCGGCGCCGCCAGGATCCGCGGGGAGACCTTGGGCATCATCGGACTTG GTCGCGTGGGGCAGGCAGTGGCGCTGCGGGCCAAGGCCTTCGGCTTCAATGTGCTCTTCTACGACCCTTACTTGTCGGATGGCGTGGAGCGGGCGCTGGGGCTGCAGCGTGTCAGCACCCTGCAGGACCTGCTCTTCCACAGCGACTGCGTGACCCTGCACTGCGGCCTCAACGAGCACAACCACCACCTCATCAACGACTTCACCGTCAAGCAG ATGAGACAAGGGGCCTTCCTGGTGAACACAGCCCGGGGCGGCCTGGTGGACGAGAAGGCGCTGGCCCAGGCCCTGAAGGAGGGCCGGATCCGCGGCGCGGCCCTGGATGTGCACGAGTCGGAACCCTTCAG CTTTAGCCAGGGCCCCCTGAAGGATGCACCCAACCTCATCTGCACCCCCCATGCTGCATGGTACAGCGAGCAGGCGTCCATTGAGATGCGAGAGGAGGCGGCACGGGAGATCCGCAGAGCCATCACAG GCCGGATCCCAgacagcctgaagaactgtgtcAACAAGGACCATCTGACAGCCGCCACCCACTGGGCCAGCATGGACCCTGCCGTCGTGCACCCTGAGCTCAATGGGGCTGCCTATAG CAGGTACCCTCCGGGCGTGGTGGGCGTGGCCCCCACTGGCATCCCAGCTGCTGTGGAAGGTATCGTCCCTAGCGCCATGTCCCTGTCCCACGGCCTGCCCCCTGTGGCCCACCCGCCCCACGCCCCTTCTCCTGGCCAAACCGTCAAGCCCGAGGCGGATAGAGACCACGCCAGTGACCAGTTGTAG
- the LOC134730236 gene encoding DNA damage up-regulated protein: MWLVECTGRDLTGLSCLLGMDRQPRRRQQVAGCRDVPPPLPQGSWGHTSPRHSILCSKSGCDLLGGGEYNGETSGEEFLAPAWTCRAQQAATWLSVQQTSHKALGPAGGAAMSSKLSPEEQFLSRIHFLRTFMCSVAGAELPGIPQATENGEGCRPARDPASSPSSLFMASVCTQCSSARYHDFYLAPARLSTVLACSKRCLLQLGSWLQSCLLPTLGNSSQDSYTQM, translated from the coding sequence ATGTGGTTGGTGGAGTGCACAGGCAGGGACCTCACTGGACTTTCCTGTCTGCTCGGCATGGACAGGCAGCCCAGGAGAAGGCAGCAGGTGGCCGGGTGCAGGGACGTACCACCCCCACTTCCCCAGGGGAGCTGGGGTCACACGAGTCCCAGGCACTCCATCCTCTGCAGCAAGTCAGGTTGTGATTTACTAGGGGGTGGTGAATATAATGGAGAGACTTCTGGGGAGGAATTCCTGGCTCCCGCGTGGACTTGCAGAGCTCAACAGGCAGCCACGTGGCTGAGTGTCCAGCAAACATCACATAAGGCTTTGGGTCCTGCAGGTGGGGCTGCCATGAGCAGCAAGCTCAGTCCAGAAGAGCAGTTCCTCTCCAGGATCCACTTCCTGCGCACTTTTATGTGCAGTGTAGCTGGAGCAGAGCTCCCCGGAATTCCACAGGCAACTGAGAACGGAGAGGGATGCAGGCCAGCCAGGGATCCAGCGTCTTCCCCATCGTCACTCTTCATGGCCTCCGTCTGCACACAGTGTTCGTCAGCGCGTTATCATGACTTCTATTTGGCACCGGCCCGTCTGTCCACTGTCCTGGCTTGTTCCAAGCGCTGCCTTCTCCAGCTGGGGTCCTGGCTGCAGAGCTGTCTGCTCCCCACGTTGGGCAACTCCAGCCAAGATTCCTACACCCAAATGTGA